In Humulus lupulus chromosome 7, drHumLupu1.1, whole genome shotgun sequence, the following are encoded in one genomic region:
- the LOC133791668 gene encoding zinc finger BED domain-containing protein DAYSLEEPER-like, with the protein MDIDEVDETLPPIDDQDQKPLTQTENPAPPTPNENETKDFKLSACKGRERGGKAVAYNKEACRVALTQYIVLDELPFRHVEGEGFKRFVKTLQPRFEIPSRMTVGGDVLKLYKEENVTLKNILSRERISNTTDTWTSIQNLNYTVITAH; encoded by the exons ATGGATATTGATGAGGTAGATGAAACTCTTCCCCCGATAGATGATCAAGATCAAAAACCTCTCACTCAGACTGAAAACCCTGCTCCTCCCACTCCTAATGAAAATG AAACAAAAGACTTTAAGCTTTCAGCATGTAAAGGGAGGGAAAGAGGGGGAAAAGCGGTAGCTTATAACAAAGAAGCTTGTAGGGTAGCCctcacacaatatattgtgttggATGAGTTGCCATTTAGACATGTCGAGGGTGAAGGGTTCAAAAGATTTGTCAAAACACTCCAACCTAGGTTTGAGATCCCTTCTCGAATGACTGTTGGTGGAGATGTATTGAAGTTATATAAGGAGGAGAATGtgacattgaaaaatattttgagccGTGAGAGGATATCGAATACTACTGATACTTGGActtccattcaaaatttgaattacacGGTCATCACTGCTCATTGA